TCGACTCGATGGTCTCGAAGCACGAGCGCGCGATGAACGGCGTCGTCGGCGCGTACTCCGGGCGCGCGGCCGAGACGATGACGCCGATCCACCCCGAGCTCGTCGCGGACGTCCTCGACCAGGAGGCGTCCGACGACGCCGTCTTCACCGTCGACACCGGGATGTGCAACGTGTGGGCCGCGCGCTACATCCGGCCGAACGGCAAGCGTCGGGTCATCGGGTCCTTCCTCCACGGGTCGATGGCGAACGCGATGCCGCACGCGATCGGTGCGGCCGCCTCGCAGCCGGGCCGCCAGGTGATCGCGATGGCCGGCGACGGCGGGCTCTCGATGCTGCTCGGCGAGCTCGTGACGATCAAGCACTACGACCTGCCCGTGAAGATCGTCCTGTTCGACAACGCGACGCTCGGCATGGTCCGCCTCGAGATGCTCGTGGACGGGCTGCCCTCGTTCGGCACCGACTCCCCGTCGGTCGACTACGCGGCAGTGGCCCGCGCGATCGGCATCCCGGCCGTGCGCGTCGAGGACCCGAAGGACCTGCGCTCCGCGCTGCGCGAGGCGCTCGACCGCCCGGGCCCCGCGCTCGTCGACGTCGTCACCGACCCCCGGGCGCTGTCCATCCCACCGACGATCACCGCCGGCCAGGTGCGCGGCTTCGCCGCCGCGCTGAGCAAAGAGGTGCTCGGAGGCGGGCTCGGCGAGGTCGTCTCCATGGCCCGCTCGAACCTGCGCAACGTGCCGCGGCCGTGACGGAGACCCTCAGGGCTCCGTGCGGTCGACCGCGTACGTGAGGAGCGTCCCCGGCAGGACCCCGACGGGCGCGACCGCGTACCCGGTGCAGGCGCGGAGCTCGGTGCCCTGGGCGCCGAGCTCCGCCGTGACGGCACGCAGCGCGGTCTGCGCGGCGCTGCGGACCCGACGCGCGACCGCTTCGCCCTGCGCGACCGCGTCCGCGTCGTCCGGCCCGGCGAGGGCAGCGAACAGCCCCATCTGTGTGCCGCTCAGGCGACCGAGCGTCGAGCGTGGCACGTACTCGTTGCGCAGCCCGTCCGCGATCGAGACGAGCACGGCGTCGCCCGCATCGAGGCCGAGCTCGGAGTTGACCGCGCTCACGCCGCGCAGCGACACGACGACCACAGCGAGGTAGCCGCTGCTCGCGGTGCCGGCGACCGACTGCGCCCCCAGCGCGTCGAGCCAGGCCGTGCGGCTGCGCAGCCCCGTGAGGTGGTCGTCGTCAGACACCGTCGCGACGTCGCCGGAGAGCGCGTCGACGAGCGCCGACACCGACACGCTCGCCCACACCTGGGCCCGGACGACGAGGTCGTCGTACCGGCGCGGTCGCGGGCGGGCCATCGCGATCCGCAACGCGTCCGCCACCGTGCACCACGGGTCGACGACGGTCGGGCTCCAGTCCGTCAGCTCGCTCACGTGCTTGCGGTAGAGCAGCGCACGCCCGTACCCCAGCTCCCCCGACATCGCCGCCGCGCACCGCTCACGCGTGATGAGCCCGACGTTCATCGAGTCCCCGGAGTACTGCACGGCGACGCTCTCCACCCGCTCCGGACGGAACAGCTCCTCGAGGCTCCTGCAGCTCATCGTCGACTCGACCACCTCGAGAGGACGGGAGACGTCAGAGACGGTCGGCACCCGTGCAGGGTGTCCTGCAGAGACGTCCGCCGGGGAGATGGTGGGCGCCTGGGTGCTCGCAGAGTTCATGGACGTATCTTCCTGCCGCCCACCGCGCCGGTTCACTGGACGTTCACCGGGTTCATGCGATGTTCATGACGCACGGCGCCACATCACCCGCTGCCGTCGCAGGGTCCCCGCCCACGAGCCTCGACCCGCTAGAGTGCGGGCAGAGAACCGGTCTACGACGAGGCGGAACACCATGCTCACCTTCCTCATCATCGGCGGTGTCGGTCTCCTGCTCGTCACAGGGTCCCTCCTGGTCGGCGAGGTGTTCGAGCTCGGCGACGGTGCCCTGTCCGGAACATCGCTCGGCGTCGGCGCCATCGTCTTCGGCGCAGTCGGTGCCATCGTCATCAGCAACGACCTGCCCCTGTGGGTCGCCTACGTCGGATCGCTCGTCGTCGCGGCCCTCGTCATGGTCGTCGTCCAGGTCTTCATCAAGCGCCTGCGCGACACCGAAGACGGACAGCCCGTCTCGCTCGTGGGCGTCCAGGGAGTCGCCACGTCCGACATCGACGGCGGGCGCGGCGAGGTCTCCCTCGACGCCGCCTCAGAGGTGGAACGCCGACTCGCCTGGGCACAGTCGCCCATCCCGGAAGGCACCCGCGTCGTCGTCGTCGAGCAGTCCGGCAGCCGCGTGCACGTCGAACGAGCGACCCCCGCAGCTCCAGCGCACGTCAAACCGACGAAGCCGTAGCGCCGACCACCACCGAAAGGAGCCCCTCCGGGGGCAGGACCTCATGCCAGAGAACACCATCACCATCATCGCCGTGCTCGCACTGGCGATCGCCTTCTTCTCGGTCATCGCCTTCATCGCCAAGCGGATCCGCCGCGTCCCACCGAACGAGGCCCTCATCATCGTGGGCCGTGGCGCAGGCAAGGCCGCCTCCGCCCAGGGCGGCCAGCGCGTCGTCGTCGGGGGCAGGGTCTTCGTCTGGCCCATCCTCCAGCAGGGCTTCTCCATCTCGCTCGAGCAGCGCCAGATCGGCATCACCGTCGAGGGCGTCGACAAGAACCGCATCAAGATCGCCATCAAGGCGTCCATCAACTTCAAGGTCCGTGGCGACGAAGAAGGCGTGCGCCGGGCAGGCCAGCGATTCCTCTCCCAGCAGGGCACGCTCACCGAGATCATCAAGGAGTCCCTCGAGGGCTCGCTCCGCTCGATCGTCGGCGACATGACCATCGAGCAGATCATCTCGGACCGCAAGGGGCTCTCCGACCGGGTGGTCGACTCGACCAAGACCGACCTGTCCGAGCAGGGCCTCCAGGTCGACCTGCTCAACATCTCCGACATCTCTACACCCGGCTCCGACTACCTCGGCAACCTCGGCCGCGCCGAGAACGCACGGGCACGACAGGTCGCTGAGGTCTCCGAGGCCGAAGCCCAGCGAGCGTCCGACTTCGCGTCGATCGAAGCCCAGGAGCAGGTCGCCGAGCGCCGCAAGGCCTTCGAGCTCAAGCAGGCCACCATCAAGGCACAGACCGACCGCGCCAACGCCGAGGCCAACGCCGCCGGACAGCTCGCCCGCGCGGAGCAGGACCGCCTCGTCGCCACCCAGCAGCGCGACGCCCTCGCCGAGCAGGCGAAGGTCACCGAGGAAGAGCTCGACATCTCCATCCGCAAGCCCGCCGAGGCCGACGCCTACGCAGCGGTCCAGCGAGCCAACGCCGAGCGCGACGCCGCGAACGCCGCGACCGAGGCCGACGCCTACAAGCGCACCACGATCGCGCAGGCCAACAAGACCGCCGCGATCCAGGACGCCGAGGCCAACGCCGAAGCCGTTCGTCGGACCGGCGAGGCCGAGCGCGACCGCCAGGTGGCGCTCGC
This sequence is a window from Sanguibacter antarcticus. Protein-coding genes within it:
- a CDS encoding diguanylate cyclase domain-containing protein; the encoded protein is MNSASTQAPTISPADVSAGHPARVPTVSDVSRPLEVVESTMSCRSLEELFRPERVESVAVQYSGDSMNVGLITRERCAAAMSGELGYGRALLYRKHVSELTDWSPTVVDPWCTVADALRIAMARPRPRRYDDLVVRAQVWASVSVSALVDALSGDVATVSDDDHLTGLRSRTAWLDALGAQSVAGTASSGYLAVVVVSLRGVSAVNSELGLDAGDAVLVSIADGLRNEYVPRSTLGRLSGTQMGLFAALAGPDDADAVAQGEAVARRVRSAAQTALRAVTAELGAQGTELRACTGYAVAPVGVLPGTLLTYAVDRTEP
- a CDS encoding NfeD family protein, with the translated sequence MLTFLIIGGVGLLLVTGSLLVGEVFELGDGALSGTSLGVGAIVFGAVGAIVISNDLPLWVAYVGSLVVAALVMVVVQVFIKRLRDTEDGQPVSLVGVQGVATSDIDGGRGEVSLDAASEVERRLAWAQSPIPEGTRVVVVEQSGSRVHVERATPAAPAHVKPTKP
- a CDS encoding SPFH domain-containing protein, encoding MPENTITIIAVLALAIAFFSVIAFIAKRIRRVPPNEALIIVGRGAGKAASAQGGQRVVVGGRVFVWPILQQGFSISLEQRQIGITVEGVDKNRIKIAIKASINFKVRGDEEGVRRAGQRFLSQQGTLTEIIKESLEGSLRSIVGDMTIEQIISDRKGLSDRVVDSTKTDLSEQGLQVDLLNISDISTPGSDYLGNLGRAENARARQVAEVSEAEAQRASDFASIEAQEQVAERRKAFELKQATIKAQTDRANAEANAAGQLARAEQDRLVATQQRDALAEQAKVTEEELDISIRKPAEADAYAAVQRANAERDAANAATEADAYKRTTIAQANKTAAIQDAEANAEAVRRTGEAERDRQVALAVGIRAEGEARAAATEAEGRAEAAALDAKAEALKKYGEAALVQELIERLPEIVRAAAEPIGNIQGMTVISTDGASAITKNVASVLGEGQGVIKQLTGIDLNELIANLAGGGTTAGSAARNSATAGPSD